The genomic segment TGGCCGTTCTCCATCTCGCTCAGGTAGTTGACGCTGATGCCGGCCGCAGCGGCGACGTCCGCCTGCCGCAGCCCCGTCCGCTGCCGCAGTTCCCGCACCTGGCGACCAAACCGCACGCGCGGCGGATCGCCTTCGTACGGCAGTTCCCGTGGCACGGCGCACACCTTACGGCCGCACGTCGCCGCTTCTGCGCCGCCTTCCGACTCGCTCCCTTGGAGGACGCATGACGCACCCGACCCTGACCACCGAGAGCAGCAGCACGTACCTCGTCCTTCGGGTGGTGGTGGTCCACGACGATCCCGGGAACGCCGGCGCGTGGCGTGCCGAGGTGAACGACGCGGCAAGTCCGCTCGCCGGGCTGTACGCGTTTGGTGACTCGCTGACGGCGGCG from the Mycobacteriales bacterium genome contains:
- a CDS encoding helix-turn-helix transcriptional regulator — its product is MPRELPYEGDPPRVRFGRQVRELRQRTGLRQADVAAAAGISVNYLSEMENGQRNPTLTVMLGLAHALGVNPRDLLAPFDT